From one Anas acuta unplaced genomic scaffold, bAnaAcu1.1 SCAFFOLD_285, whole genome shotgun sequence genomic stretch:
- the LOC137849128 gene encoding potassium channel subfamily K member 6-like, translating into MGRGVALGLLLVAQGGLLLLGTLGLWVLEGGARTLGTPPGTLNASGTPRWDLASAFFFSTTLLTTVGYGPVAPLSPGGKAFCLVYTALGVPFTVLTLAVVARWLSVPVTRWPRRYLRTRWGWSPRGAAGLHLGLLAGAVAGGFVLLPAAALWALGGSGSFLDAVFFCGMAVTTVGLGDAAGALEGQPPRHLYRVALAAYLLLGVTAALLLLAAFHSCWSCTGSAPRCAPPPDPPEEDGGLLDEGGQ; encoded by the exons ATGGGGCGCGGGGTGGCGCTGGGGCTGCTACTGGTGGCCcagggggggctgctgctgctgggcaccctggggctctgggtgctggaggggggggCGCGGACcctcgggaccccccccgggaccctCAACGCCTCCGGGACCCCGCGGTGGGACCTGGCCTCCGCCTTCTTCTTCTCCACCACCCTGCTCACCACTGTGG gctacGGCCCCGTGGCCCCCCTGTCCCCGGGGGGCAAAGCCTTCTGCTTGGTCTACACGGCGCTGGGCGTCCCCTTCACGGTGTTGACGTTGGCGGTGGTGGCCCGGTGGCTTTCGGTGCCGGTCACCCGGTGGCCCCGGCGCTACCTGAGGACGCGGTGGGGTTGGAGCCCCCGGGGGGCCGCCGGGCTCCATTTGGGGCTGCTGGCGGGGGCGGTGGCGGGGGGCTTCGTGCtgctgcccgccgccgccctgTGGGCCCTGGGGGGCTCCGGGAGCTTCTTGGACGCCGTCTTCTTCTGCGGCATGGCCGTCACcaccgtggggctgggggacgcGGCGGGGGCACTGGAGGGGCAGCCCCCGCGCCACCTCTACCGGGTGGCCTTGGCCG CCtacctgctgctgggggtgacggcggcgctgctgctgctggcggccttccacagctgctggagctgcacgGGGTCAGCGCCgcgctgcgccccccccccggacccccccgaGGAGGACGGGGGGCTGCTGGACGAAGGGGGGCAATAA
- the LOC137849129 gene encoding LOW QUALITY PROTEIN: protein YIF1B-A-like (The sequence of the model RefSeq protein was modified relative to this genomic sequence to represent the inferred CDS: deleted 1 base in 1 codon), which produces MEPPGAAVGLAPKRRGPGPAPPRMAEPRPLFDDTSGGAAPPPHGPARAYGAPPAAPPASSASRLPPPAAAFLAEPVSSLAAAYGSSLASQGRDIVDRNLDRLVPVGRLKYYFAVDTVYVGRKLGLLVCPFGHQDWQVRYQQDAPVAPRFDVNAPDLYIPAMAFITYLLVAGLAPQNRFSPDSLGLQASSALAWLLLEVLAVLLSLYLVALPTDLTTIDLVAFAGYKYVGMILGLLSGLLFGSTGYYVVLSWCCLSIFVFMIRTLRLKLLSEAAAEGVPVRGAKNQLRMYLTMAVAAAQPLLMYWLTFTSSVSGGPPRTPPHRPGPPPGARFDAGIPPSPAPIPTPERGSLLGSARPQPQFCQYRSWGETVSVLCYWGGGKKGFRGV; this is translated from the exons ATGGAGCCCCCGGGAGCGGCGGTGGGGCTCG cccccaagCGCCGcggcccgggcccggcccctCCGCGGATGGCGGAGCCGCGGCCGCTCTTCGACGACAccagcggcggggccgccccccccccccacggcccggcccgggccTACGGGGCCCCCCCGGCGGCCCCCCCGGCGTCCTCCGCATcccgcctgcccccccccgccgccgccttccTGGCCGAGCCCGTGTCCAGCCTGGCCGCCGCCTACGGCAGCAGCTTGGCCAGCCAGGGCCGGGACATCGTGGACCGGAAC ctcGACCGCTTGGTGCCCGTGGGCCGCCTGAAGTATTACTTCGCCGTGGACACGGTGTACGTGGGCAGGAAGCTGGGGCTGCTCGTCTGCCCCTTCGGGCACCAG GACTGGCAGGTTCGCTACCAGCAGGACGCGCCGGTCGCCCCCCGCTTCGACGTCAACGCCCCCGACCTCTACATCCCGG CCATGGCCTTCATCACCTACCTGCTGGTGGCCGGGCTGGCACCCCAGAACAG gttcTCCCCGGacagcctggggctgcaggcGAGCTCGGCgctggcctggctgctgctggaggtgctggcgGTGCTGCTCAGCCTCTACCTGGTGGCGCTGCCCACCGACCTCACCACCATCGACCTCGTGGCTTTCGCCGGCTACAAATACGTGGG GATGATCCTCGGGCTCCTCTCCGGGCTCCTCTTCGGCAGCACCGGTTACTACGTGGTGCTGAGCTGGTGCTGCCTCAGCATCTTCGTCTTCATG atcCGCACGCTGCGCCTCAAGCTGCTGTCGGAggcggcggccgag ggggTGCCGGTGCGCGGTGCCAAAAACCAGCTGCGCATGTACCTCACCATGGCCGTGGCCGCCGCGCAGCCCCTGCTCATGTACTGGCTCACCTTCACCTCCTCCGTTAGCGGGGggcccccccggacccccccccatcGGCCGGGaccccctcccggtgcccggTTTGATGCTGGGatccccccttcccctgcccccatCCCGACCCCGGAGCGCGGTTCCCTGTTGGGGtctgcccggccccagccccagttTTGTCAATacaggagctggggggagaCGGTGTCTGTGCTTTgttattggggggggggcaaaaagggGTTCCGGGGGGTATAA